A window of Candidatus Rokuibacteriota bacterium contains these coding sequences:
- a CDS encoding polyprenyl synthetase family protein encodes MVERARAVDQALGRFLPAESAPPETLHRAMRYSVFAGGKRLRPVLVIAGAEAVGGRPDDVMPTACAVEMIHTYSLIHDDLPAMDNDDFRRGVPTNHKVFGEALAILAGDALLTLAFRLLADNVPATSNGPRLRDVLVEIADAAGSPGMVGGQVADIECEGKPADAEMVDYIHTHKTAALIRASIRAGAILSGATPAQLDALGVVGGALGLAFQIMDDILDVTATTEELGKTAGKDQAQQKATYPAVHGIEASRRRAQALVAEAHAVLAPFGPRSQPLRELGTFMIERKA; translated from the coding sequence ATGGTCGAGCGGGCCCGCGCCGTCGACCAGGCGCTCGGCCGCTTCCTGCCGGCCGAGTCGGCGCCGCCCGAGACGCTCCACCGGGCCATGCGGTACAGCGTCTTCGCCGGCGGCAAGCGCCTGCGCCCCGTCCTCGTCATCGCCGGCGCGGAGGCGGTCGGCGGCAGGCCGGACGACGTCATGCCGACGGCCTGCGCCGTGGAGATGATCCACACGTACTCGCTGATCCACGACGATCTGCCCGCCATGGACAACGACGACTTCCGCCGCGGCGTGCCGACCAACCACAAGGTGTTCGGAGAGGCCCTCGCCATCCTGGCGGGGGACGCGCTGCTGACCTTGGCGTTCCGCCTGCTGGCCGACAATGTGCCGGCCACGTCGAACGGGCCGCGGCTCCGTGACGTCCTCGTCGAGATCGCCGACGCCGCGGGAAGCCCGGGCATGGTCGGCGGACAGGTGGCCGACATCGAGTGCGAGGGCAAGCCGGCCGACGCGGAGATGGTGGACTACATCCACACCCACAAGACGGCCGCCCTGATCCGCGCCTCGATCCGCGCCGGCGCCATCCTGTCGGGCGCGACGCCGGCCCAGCTCGACGCCCTCGGCGTCGTGGGCGGCGCCCTCGGGCTGGCCTTCCAGATCATGGACGACATCCTCGACGTCACCGCGACGACGGAAGAGCTCGGCAAGACGGCGGGCAAGGACCAGGCGCAGCAGAAGGCGACGTACCCGGCCGTCCACGGCATCGAAGCCTCCCGCCGCCGGGCGCAGGCCCTCGTCGCCGAGGCGCACGCCGTCCTTGCTCCGTTCGGGCCGCGATCTCAGCCGCTCAGGGAGCTCGGCACCTTCATGATCGAGCGGAAGGCCTGA
- a CDS encoding exodeoxyribonuclease VII small subunit — protein sequence MKDIKFEDAVQRLEQIVDQLEAGDLPLEQSLKVFEEGVALARRCAKYLEEAEKRIELLTKDESGLLKVEPFEWDKDAQS from the coding sequence ATGAAAGACATCAAGTTTGAGGACGCGGTCCAGCGGCTCGAACAGATCGTGGACCAGCTCGAGGCCGGCGATCTGCCGCTCGAGCAGTCGCTCAAGGTCTTCGAAGAGGGCGTCGCGCTCGCCCGCCGCTGCGCCAAGTACCTCGAGGAGGCCGAGAAGCGCATCGAGCTCCTCACCAAGGACGAGTCGGGGCTGCTCAAGGTCGAGCCCTTCGAGTGGGACAAGGACGCCCAGTCGTGA